One region of uncultured Sulfurimonas sp. genomic DNA includes:
- a CDS encoding deoxyribodipyrimidine photo-lyase, translating into MRRILWFRRDLRVDDNLLLSFEDEVFPIFIFDKNILNSLASDDKRVSMIYDFVRELKAKLKSLGLDLKIFYGEPLEIFNSLELSDFDEVVASGDYDEYAKDRDIAISHLIHFRYVNDTYLFKPKEVLKSDGTPYMVFTPFYKKAIGILKEKNTNPHKRALQKLYKYDYNDSVSLDAMGFEKEDFDYDFRAKLELFKTKLQEYKTNRDFLDLDASSDLSVALRFGLISVRELYTSVDALQGSEDFIRQLIFRDFYAYLLFHFPYLQTQNFKGRFNGIEDLEKFERFCSASTGVPIVDAGVRELLKSAKMHNRVRMIVASFFTKDLLLPWQWGERFFAQHLRDYDAASNILSWQWSASTGIDPQPYFRVFNPYLQSKKFDKDAKYIKKHLVELKHIDAKHLHNEEYLLKTDIKNYPKPMLEHKEAAKIAIELYKNKFVKNY; encoded by the coding sequence ATGAGGCGTATTCTTTGGTTTAGACGGGATTTAAGAGTAGATGACAATCTACTTCTTAGTTTTGAAGATGAAGTTTTTCCTATATTTATATTTGATAAAAATATTTTAAATTCTTTGGCATCTGATGATAAACGCGTAAGTATGATTTATGATTTTGTTAGAGAGTTAAAGGCTAAGTTAAAATCTCTTGGACTTGACTTGAAAATCTTTTATGGTGAACCTTTGGAAATTTTTAACTCTTTAGAACTTAGTGACTTTGATGAAGTTGTTGCATCTGGAGACTATGATGAGTATGCAAAAGATAGAGATATAGCCATCTCTCATCTTATTCATTTTAGGTATGTTAATGACACTTATCTTTTTAAACCAAAAGAGGTTTTAAAATCTGATGGTACGCCATATATGGTTTTTACTCCATTTTATAAAAAAGCTATTGGCATCTTAAAAGAGAAAAACACAAATCCACACAAAAGAGCTTTGCAAAAACTTTATAAATATGACTATAACGATAGTGTGAGTTTGGATGCAATGGGATTTGAAAAAGAAGATTTTGATTATGATTTTAGAGCAAAATTAGAGTTATTTAAAACAAAATTACAAGAGTACAAAACTAATCGAGATTTTTTAGACTTAGATGCTTCATCTGATTTGAGTGTAGCTTTGCGTTTTGGTTTGATAAGTGTAAGAGAACTTTACACAAGTGTAGATGCTTTGCAAGGTAGTGAAGATTTTATTCGACAGCTTATTTTTAGAGATTTTTATGCTTATTTGCTTTTTCATTTTCCTTATCTTCAAACTCAAAATTTTAAAGGAAGATTTAATGGCATCGAGGATTTAGAAAAGTTTGAGAGATTTTGTAGCGCTTCAACAGGAGTTCCAATAGTAGATGCTGGAGTAAGAGAGTTACTAAAGAGTGCCAAGATGCATAATCGTGTTCGTATGATAGTTGCATCTTTTTTTACAAAAGATTTACTTCTTCCATGGCAATGGGGAGAGAGGTTTTTTGCACAGCATCTAAGAGATTATGATGCAGCTTCAAATATTTTATCTTGGCAGTGGAGTGCCTCAACTGGTATAGACCCACAGCCGTATTTTAGAGTTTTTAACCCTTATTTGCAGAGTAAAAAGTTTGATAAAGATGCCAAATATATAAAAAAGCATCTAGTAGAGCTAAAACACATAGATGCAAAGCATCTTCACAATGAAGAGTACTTACTAAAAACAGATATAAAAAACTATCCTAAACCTATGTTAGAGCATAAAGAAGCTGCAAAAATAGCAATAGAGTTATACAAAAATAAGTTTGTTAAAAACTACTAA